GTCAATAACACACCCCTAAATCCTCTCTCAAGAGGGGACTTTGAAGAGGATATCGCCGTAGGTTTGTTTCGTCGCCATAAGCAGAACCGAGGCGTTTCCTTTCCTCGGTACCCCACCCAGAGGCTTTGCGCCGGGTGGGCTCACGCATAGCAGATTGTGGGGCGGCCAACCGTTCACGTTGGGTGGAAAAAGCACCGCCTGTCGTCATTGCGAGGGAGTGACGCGCCACGCGGTACGGCCGCGGCAATCTCATATTGTCGCGAAGCGAGATTGCCGCGTCGGTCACTGTGTTCCCTCCTCGCAATGACTAACCACCCTATCATACCGAGCGCAGTCGAGGTATGAGCCAAGTCGAAGCATGAAGAACTCCGCCGGGTCCACGCCGCGGCGTGCAGGCGAAGACGGACCCGCCTTACGAATTCCTGTTGGCGGGTTCGAGGACGGACCCGCCCTACTAATCCCTCTACTCCAGCGGGAGGGTGGAGTGAAGAATCACGCGGCCATAAATGGCTTTCAAGGCGCGTGATGACGAAACCACAGGGGTTTCGACCTACGGTTACTCAGACAGTTAACCAAGCATTCCATCAGACTATTGCCAGTCCCAAGTAGTAAATGTCCATGTCGCTAATCTTCGGCAGCACGTTCGCATCCTTATCTCTGATTGCCAGTCCCAAATAGTACCAGTCCATCTTATCAATCTTAGTGAGCACGTCCCAGTCACCTCCAACTATTGCTAATCCCAAGTAATACAGATCCATGCCGTCGATTTTACGGAGCACATCGTTGTCGTTGTCGAGGTACGCCAAGGCCAGATAATAGACATCCATGTTATCGATTTTGAGTGCCACGTCGCGGTCTCGGTCTAGCATCACAAAACCTAAATAGTACAAATCCATATTGTCGATTTTCTGGAGACTGCTTCGATCACCCATGGTCCACTCCCTTTCGCCGGAATTTCTTGTATCCTACCTGTGCGAGGTATGCAAGCAGGCTTTATCTGTAGAACAAGATAGTAAACAAGGCTCGTTTAGAGCAACATTCATGTTGGCGTCCGCCGCCCGCATAAACTGGGGCAGAGGAGGACGGCCACAAGTAGCTTCCACTCGCCGCGCACTTAACAAAGGCGCGAAGCGCCAAAAAGCGATTTATCGCCGGGTCCACGCCGCGGCGTGCAGGCGAAGACGGACCCGCCTTACTAATACTCTGTCAAGCCTTGAGACCCACCTGCCGCAAGGCTCTAGGTGGGGTACCGAAGACCTGGATTCCGGCCTTCGCCGGAATGACAGAAAGTGGGCCGTCCCCCAAGAACCTGGATACTGGCTTTCCCCAGTATGACGAGACTCCGTAAGCCCTCTCCGAAAAACTATCTTAACATGGGTTTCTGACTTGACTTTTATATAAAGTGGAGTATGTTGACCCACTAAATATATGAAACAATCGTCGGTTCCGGGAAATAGCAGGACCACCCGGCGGTCCAGCCGGGCTGGTTCATATTCGAAAGAACACTCGGGCCATGGCGGTTTTTTGGAGGTCATGTCATGAAAGTCGGATTCGAACGTTGTATCGCTGCGTATAGTATCACCACCACGCTGGCCATTCCGCTGGCTCATGCCATGGCAACGCTGCTAAGAAAAGCGTTTGATGCCGACGCGATTACCGCCGTTTACGACATAGTGCTGGCGGTGGCGCTTGTAATGCTGGTTTCGGCGTTTCTGAGTCGACAGTGGCCGCGCGGACTTTCGGCCTATCTCAGTTCCCTGGTGGTATCGTTGGCCACCGTGATAATCTTGGCGCTGGTGGACCGTTCGCTCCTACTGCCGCTTTTGGCCGTGCCGCTCGTTTGTCCAGTTGGCGTACTGCTGAGCAACATGATTGCCCGTCGCTTGCCGGTCTGGATGGATGGATCATTGCACCGTTTCCCGGTGCGAACAATGCTGCTGGTAGTCTTGGCTCTCCTGATGGTTGTCCAGACCGCTCGTCTATCAAGCTGGGTAAGTGATCCGTCGCAGGACTGGTGGATTAGTACCAAGAACCCGCTCTTCGCCCAACACATGTGCATGGTTGCATATATCTACGCCGCTGATCTCAACCGTCAGGGTGTGGACAATGTTTATGACCAAAGCTACTACCCCGGACTCAACCCGGACGCCGATATCCGCACAACTATTAATAACCTACACCCCGAGGATCCATATCAGTATCCCCCTCAGTTTTTGGTGCTGCCCCGTTTGGCTATTGCATTGACTAACGATTTTGATCTGATTAAAACGTTCTGGCTGGCCTTACAGGCTTTGTTCTTTGGCTTCATCGCCTGGACGGTGGCCAGGTTTATCGGCGGGCAGGTCGGGTTGATGGCAGCATTGTTGATCCCTCTGCTGTGGATATCGTTTCCGGTACTGGCCAACCTTCAGTATGGACAGTTTCACCTGATGTCGGTCTTTTTGGCCGTGGCCGGTATGATGTGGTTTGCCCGTCGGCGGTATTTTCTTGGTGGCGCTTCATTGGCCTTCGCCATGTTGTCCAAAGCGGCTCCGGGAATTCTGCTGATCTACTTGTTGGCAAAACGCCGCTGGAAAGAAGCAGGTTGGACTTTGGGCTTCTGTGTAGCATTCTCTCTGCTTGCTCTGATGGTGGTTGGCACGGAACCGTTTGTTGCCTTCTTCACCTACCAGATTCCCGCGATTCAAAACGGCAGCGCCTTTGCGTTCGCAGAGATCTGGCCGGAATTCCGTGACTTGCTCATAGCGGGCAACCAATCACCCTTCGCTTTCGTTTTCAAGCTCGGTGTGCTGGGTCTGCCGGGTATGTCTATCTCGCTGGCCAACACGGTGCATCTGGTTTACACGGTTTTGGTGTTTGTCGTTGCTCTCCTGGCTGCACGTGTCAACGGCAATCGACATCGGCAATTGTTGGTGTGGCTGGCTTTGTTGAATCTGGCCGCCTTGGTCAGTAAAGGAGCCTGGGGTGATTACATTCCGATAGGTACTATCTGGCTGTTGACTTTTATGGTCAGCGATATGATGGCAACTCACAAACGTAAGTTGCTCCTGGCCGTTGTCTCTGTTTTCATGTTTCTGTCTTTGGGCGTTCTCCCTTTGCCCGGATTGGGCGACCCGGCGATATTCACCAGCCTGGCCGCGGTGGGGATGATTATCACCATCGCTTTCAACGCCTGGGTGCTGTTCGGGCGTACGCCTGAGGTCCGGACGGTGTCCGGCGAGTCCCCGTAGGGCGAAGACGGACCCGTTTTGATATGATAGGAGACCTCTCTTTACAATCAACATCCGCAAACATGAAACCTTCTGCTGACTAGGCGGCGATTTATTCCAACTCCAAGAAAAGAGAGACCTGGCCCACAAGACTACTTCTTCTCAAAGAGTGCGGCCACCGCGCCAGACGGGTCTTTGATGATACAGTAGCGGCTGTCGGAAGTCAGTTCAGTCGCGTCGCGTATAACCTCACCGCCAAGTTTCTTGCACGACGCGATACTTGCGTCCAGGTCGGCCACCGTGATATAGATCAACCATTGGGCAGGCAGACCGGCGTTGGTGCCGCGCGCATGACAGATGCCGGCCACCGGCAGCTCCCTTCCCGGCTCAATCATCACAAAGTCATTGTACCCGCCCATATCGACCGAATCGGTTGTCCACCCGACCACGTTCTTGTAGAAATCACGCACCTCTCCAGCTTTCTTCACAGTCAGGTCCATCCAGCCGACAGACCCGGGTTCCAGTTGTTCCTCAGTCATTTCTTCTCCTCTATTTCAAAAGAACCATGCTTGCACGTCCGGCTACATAGATTACTCTTTGGGCGGTCCGATGGGTAACTTTTTTTTATCAAGCCTGTCTAATTCAATGCGACCACCCGACGCAAAGCCTCTGCGTGGGGTGCCTGCTACCGACAGAGGCGGGTTCACGCAGCGGCGCGCAAAGGACAGTCCGACCTGTTTGCCGCCTTGCATCAGACCGACTCACTTGTTGACTTGGCGGGCAACGACTCGTACTCTGACGACGTAAGTATACCAGAGGAAACATGACAGACAGCAGTGCACCCACCAACCAACAAACAGCTACTCCCAGTTCGACAGACGCCAATTCGATGAACAAAAACTGGTTGGTCGCTCCGCTGGTCACATTGGCCATCGTCCTGGTTGGTGTGGTCCTGGTGGCTTTGTTCAGAACGGACATCAACGACTACGGCGTATCATTGCTGACGCGCTTTGGTCAGGATTGGGTTGATGTCATTCTGTTTCTCGTAACGGCGGTTTCCTGCACACCTATAATGCTGCCGGTCTGGGGTTATGCGGTGGCCGGGGCCGCTCTGGGGTTGAGCGTGGTCAGGCTGGCCGCGGTGATGGCGCTCGGCTCGGCGCTGGGGTCATACACGACGTTTGCCATCGGGCGCTACATGGGGGACCGGTCTTGGGTGAAACGGCGTTTCCCCGATCTTCAAAAAAACCCCTGGACCTACGGCAAATCGAGACTGTATGTAACGATGATCTTATTCTTCGGCACCGCATCGCCGTTGCCGTGCGACGTAATCTACGCAGCCTGCGGCGCCAAGCGGTACCCGAGTCTTCCGTTTTTCATAACGATTGTTGCCGCTCGCTTCGTGCGCTACCTCTATATGGGTTACGGTTTTCTCTACGTGAGCGATTTCTTTTGAGCCGCATAGGAGAAGGTTGAAACAGCGTCGCCAGAATCTGGTCTTGCTATCCGCCCCAAACAAGCAGGCTCTGTCATAGTGTGGTTTCGCAGGGTCCTGGTCTCGACGCAGTCGGGATTGTGACCCTGCGATTCTCGGCATGCTGTTGTGAGAGAGCAACCTCAGGAACCACCGGTTCACACGCTCGCCTTCGGCGAACGCAGGAACCGGAGGAACTTGCCATGGCGATACAGTCTGAAGGTTTGAGGCGGCCACCCACTTGACGAAACACCTGCGGATACTCCTGCAACTATAGCCGTAACTTAAGCGAATGACCGAGCTCGCTCTTACCCCTCGGTTTTGTCTTCAATATGAACAGGACAAAGCCTATGTATTCGCCGCCATCTGCTGAGATTGTTTCTGCATCACTTGGGAATCCCGAAAAGCCACCGCCGTTTTTGATCTGTTCCCATTCCAGCCAAAGTTTCCAACCGTCCGGAATGGTTTCGGCAACTTCAATATCGACGATACCGGGGCGAGAGAAATGGTTTGTCCACCAATCGAGCGTGTGAAGACAGAAACACTCCTTTGGGTCCCAAAAGACGCCGCCGGATGCCTGTTTTCTGGTAAGATGCTCGGGCGGTTTGTCGAACTCTTTCATCATTGCCGGCATGACCAGTCCCAATTGTCCACCGTCTCTCAGGAGTCGAGTGATATATCCCAGGTACAAATCATCAGTACCGTAATACTGGTAGGAATCGATGCTAATAATCGATTCAAAGTACTTTGCGGCGTAAGGAAGGTTGTGAGCTTCCGCCTGGATTGGAAATACTTTGTTATCCATTTTGGCGTCTGAAACTACAGACCAGATATCATCGACATTAATCCATAAATCCGTTGCGCATACATTAACATCGTAGGTTTTAGCCAGGAATACGGAGGTCATTCCACGGCCGCATCCAAGGTCGAGCACACGCATGTTCTCTTTCAACCTCATTCGTTCGGCGAGGATTTCGGCCAGCCATATAGCATTAGGCCCCATTTCGTTGGCCAGCATCCACTCAGTCTCGAAGCTGCCGCTCTTGGGGCAAAGCTTTTTATGCAATAGGTCGTTCTTGCTGTTCACATTCACCTCTTTGATAATGATTGCAACCCACGCTCCGGGGAGTGTTGATAAACCCTGATTACGTTGTGTCGGGTCCTGATCGCGCCGAAGGCGTGATTGTGACCCGATACCTAAATCCATATTGGACAGGGGCGGCGGGTCACACGGATTCGCTGGCGTCCGCCACGGCGGACAGGACCCACCGCAACAGTCCAGAGGGACTTTTTCAACTAGCCCTCGGCGCTCTGGACCACCCTGCTTTCATACCGGACTCGCATTCTATTCTCAAGCCCAGACCCTACGGTACAAGAAGTTGGGCAATAATGCAATAGGTCTAACTTCCTTCGTTGTTTCAGTATAGAGCGGTTTTGACTCCCATGCGAGGTTAACCAGTCGTTGCGGTATCTACAAGCCGGGCTTATATTTGTGCATGAATCATGCCCTGCGACGCTAAAGAATTGTGGGGTGAAACCGATAACTTTCTAAGTATGGACGAGGACTTTCTGATACAGGATCTCAAGCAAGCCGAGGTTCATCGCGAATCGGCCAAACTGCTTGATCGTCGACCGGAGAAACCGTTATGGCGGGAGTATCTCGAAACCGGTCTTTTGGCCCTATTGGCGGCTGTGCTTCTTCGGCTGTTTGTCGTCAGCGCCTACCGGGTCAGTTCGGCTTCGATGGAAAACGCCATGTACGAAGGGGACTATCTCTTTGTTAACAAACTGGCTTACTCCTTCGGCCAGCCTCCCCAGGTCGGCGACATCATTGTATTCAAGTACCCCAACAACCCCAACAAAGACTTCATCAAGCGCATTGTGGCTCTGCCGGGACAGACCGTCCAGGTGGCCGACAAAGCAGTCTACGTGGATGAGGAGATTGCAGCGATACCGGCTACATCGAAGAACACCGATGGACGCATTCTGCCGGGCGAGCTAAGCTTCAGGGACAATTTTGGCCCCTACACGGTGCCGATCGGTGAGTATTTTGTACTCGGCGATAACCGTGATGACAGCCGCGACAGTCGTTTTTGGGGTTCTGTGCCGGAAGAAAACCTTCGGGGTAAGGCGGTATTTGTTTACTGGTCCTGGCAGCCGGATGCCGACACTCCGGGCTGGTCTTTTCCATACGTGATCGACGCCGTTCAGTGGATCGGGTGGGGAATCTACAATTTCCCCTCGCACGTTCGCTGGGATCGGCTCGGCGCCAGTCTCTGACCATGCCGCTCGGACTCTACCTTCACTATCCTTTCTGTCGTAATCGCTGCTCTTATTGCGACTTCTATAAAGAACTGCACGACACAAAACTTCAGAAGCAATTCTTCGATGCTCTCAGAACAGAAACCGATCTGATTGCCGGGCAGTGCGGCAAGCGTCGCGTCAGGTCAATCTTCATAGGCGGCGGCACGCCGTCGCTGATGCCGGTGGAATTGCTGGAAGACTGGCTGGCCCAGGTCCGTGATCTCTTTATCGTCGAAGATGATTTCGAGTTTTCTGTCGAGTCCAATCCGGAGTCGGTCAGTTTGGAGCTGCTTCAATCCTGGCAATCGCTGGGCGTCAACCGTCCTCTCTTCGGCGTTCAGTCTTTCGATCCACAACTCTTGAAACTACTCGACCGCAGACACTCACCCAAA
The nucleotide sequence above comes from Candidatus Zixiibacteriota bacterium. Encoded proteins:
- a CDS encoding DUF2029 domain-containing protein; protein product: MKVGFERCIAAYSITTTLAIPLAHAMATLLRKAFDADAITAVYDIVLAVALVMLVSAFLSRQWPRGLSAYLSSLVVSLATVIILALVDRSLLLPLLAVPLVCPVGVLLSNMIARRLPVWMDGSLHRFPVRTMLLVVLALLMVVQTARLSSWVSDPSQDWWISTKNPLFAQHMCMVAYIYAADLNRQGVDNVYDQSYYPGLNPDADIRTTINNLHPEDPYQYPPQFLVLPRLAIALTNDFDLIKTFWLALQALFFGFIAWTVARFIGGQVGLMAALLIPLLWISFPVLANLQYGQFHLMSVFLAVAGMMWFARRRYFLGGASLAFAMLSKAAPGILLIYLLAKRRWKEAGWTLGFCVAFSLLALMVVGTEPFVAFFTYQIPAIQNGSAFAFAEIWPEFRDLLIAGNQSPFAFVFKLGVLGLPGMSISLANTVHLVYTVLVFVVALLAARVNGNRHRQLLVWLALLNLAALVSKGAWGDYIPIGTIWLLTFMVSDMMATHKRKLLLAVVSVFMFLSLGVLPLPGLGDPAIFTSLAAVGMIITIAFNAWVLFGRTPEVRTVSGESP
- a CDS encoding VOC family protein; translation: MTEEQLEPGSVGWMDLTVKKAGEVRDFYKNVVGWTTDSVDMGGYNDFVMIEPGRELPVAGICHARGTNAGLPAQWLIYITVADLDASIASCKKLGGEVIRDATELTSDSRYCIIKDPSGAVAALFEKK
- a CDS encoding VTT domain-containing protein; amino-acid sequence: MTDSSAPTNQQTATPSSTDANSMNKNWLVAPLVTLAIVLVGVVLVALFRTDINDYGVSLLTRFGQDWVDVILFLVTAVSCTPIMLPVWGYAVAGAALGLSVVRLAAVMALGSALGSYTTFAIGRYMGDRSWVKRRFPDLQKNPWTYGKSRLYVTMILFFGTASPLPCDVIYAACGAKRYPSLPFFITIVAARFVRYLYMGYGFLYVSDFF
- a CDS encoding methyltransferase domain-containing protein codes for the protein MNSKNDLLHKKLCPKSGSFETEWMLANEMGPNAIWLAEILAERMRLKENMRVLDLGCGRGMTSVFLAKTYDVNVCATDLWINVDDIWSVVSDAKMDNKVFPIQAEAHNLPYAAKYFESIISIDSYQYYGTDDLYLGYITRLLRDGGQLGLVMPAMMKEFDKPPEHLTRKQASGGVFWDPKECFCLHTLDWWTNHFSRPGIVDIEVAETIPDGWKLWLEWEQIKNGGGFSGFPSDAETISADGGEYIGFVLFILKTKPRGKSELGHSLKLRL
- the lepB gene encoding signal peptidase I; protein product: MPCDAKELWGETDNFLSMDEDFLIQDLKQAEVHRESAKLLDRRPEKPLWREYLETGLLALLAAVLLRLFVVSAYRVSSASMENAMYEGDYLFVNKLAYSFGQPPQVGDIIVFKYPNNPNKDFIKRIVALPGQTVQVADKAVYVDEEIAAIPATSKNTDGRILPGELSFRDNFGPYTVPIGEYFVLGDNRDDSRDSRFWGSVPEENLRGKAVFVYWSWQPDADTPGWSFPYVIDAVQWIGWGIYNFPSHVRWDRLGASL